Genomic segment of Triticum aestivum cultivar Chinese Spring chromosome 6A, IWGSC CS RefSeq v2.1, whole genome shotgun sequence:
AGCTACTTTGTAAACTTGCCGCTGCTGCTTCATTATTATAGCATCATCGAAATTTTCTTTCACAATAGAGTAGGTGCCATGTACATCACTTGGTTTTCCCAACTTGGACTCCGGTTCAGCATCGACAGATCGAAAGTGAACAGAAGAGAACCGGCCCCTTCCCAAAGGGAAGAGAAGTTCCCCCAGAACAGGTCAGGCCTTTGGCATCACCAGCGGAACCTCAATAATGGACAGCTCGCTGGTCCCAGATGTTGACTGACCGACATGCATGTAGTACACTACATAAGCGCCGTCCCTCTCTTTGGAGCGGGCAAGAAAGAGTTGGTCCCCGTGGGGCACCGCCTGGCCAAGGAAAGGAAGATTCATCTCATGCACCATCTCCCACACCTTCTTCTCCACGTCGTACCCACAGGTTCCCATGTATTTCCTGTATTTCCTGGCAGCCTTGTCGGGGCTGGCCACATTGTCCAGTTGCACGGAGAGCAAAATATGGGAGCCAACCATGGCGTAGGAGGCAACGCGTATAGCCGGTGGGATCATGTACTCAGGCGGCGTGATGCGGCACGGAAAGATGGGCGGCGgctcgagttctaggcaaacctcGGCTTGGTTAGGGCGGCCGTCCTCGAAGTCTTAATCTGCTCAAACCAGGGAAGGTAGTCGAGCCCCATCGCCCCCCTCTTCACGGAGGGGTGGCTCGAGAGCACGTAGAGCTGGTCGCGGTGTGGAAACAGGATGGGCTCCATCTTATTGGTATGGAGCCACGGGCCCTGCCACTCCTTGGAGGCCGTGACATCGAAGATGGTGGTGTGAATCTGCTCGTCCCCGCCCACGACAACGATCCAGGACCCCTGCGGCGACTCCATGGCAGTGAACGACATGCCGCGTTGGCTAAGGTGCAGTGGGATCTTAGGCGCCATTGTGCCAACACTGAGGATGGAGTACGCTGGCTCCGCCTTGTGCGCCACCACCAGATAGACCGGCTTTTCTGGAACTACGATTTTCTGGCGAAGACGGGTGGAAGTggaatcatcaccatcctccacggtGCGCTTCAGCTCGGTCGGCATCTCAGGATGGTGGCGGTAGCGGCGGCGGTGGAAACCCTAGAACAGAGTGCGTGCCGTCTTTTCGGTGGTTTTATGCTCACCACAAAGTGGGCCTGGGCCCTTAGGCCTTGGCAATTGGGATTTGTAGACGAAATCACTTGTTCGGCCTCGTTTGGCAGACCGGTTTTGACACACCATCTGACGGAAAACCCTAGGCAATCCCTATTTTACGCTTCAGGCGCACGTTACAGGCTATTCTGCCGGCCCACAAATAATTTTCTTCTTGACTATTAAATCGCAAAACCAAAATCGTGGGTGAAGGGATTCGAACCGCAGACCAAAGGAAATAACCAACTGGACTAGTTATATGCTTGTGACAAGTTATTAGATTTCTTATATAGGCAAAAGCCTACCGTCAACCGACAGATCTCGCGCGCGCATCCATCGGCTCCATGTCCATTGGATCGCATGTTGATCAGACGGCCCCGCTTTCCGCGTCGCGCGCGCTCGTTTTCTGAAACAGAGCTATTGTTTCAGGATAAGCATTCGTGCAACTGGCCTCCGTTGACTCGTGTCTCTGTGAGGGTGACGCTTCTGGATTTGGGagggcggtgggggcggcggcgtTCGACGACTGGGGCATATCCAGcacggggggcggcgacgacgggttcGGCGGTGCCCGACGTCGACTCCAGCAGGTATGGATCGAAGACCCCCCTCCCATTCCCCCCGCATTTATGGGCGACCACCGCCCTGGCACCACCAATACTAGACACAGCCACATCACAACGCCTTACGTCCACGCACACTCCAAGTTTTTGCAACAACAACGTTGTTGCGGAACGGCGGCAATGAAGACTACACGACCGATTAGGCGCGGCATGAGATGTCTTTTCAATTTttgcaacaagggtcttgttgcagaaaattagagaaTAAGAGTTTTTACAATGGGGGACCTGTTGTAGAAAATTAGAGAAAAAGGAGTTTTCGCAACAAAgctcttgttgcagaaaattagagaagAGGAGGTTCCGCAACTAGAGTAGCTCCTACACGCCGGCGGCGGGCTGATTTTGCGGTGGGTTGGCGGTGGCGCCGCGCGGGGCGCAGCTCAGTCGGGGTCGGGTCAAGACTGTCTTGTTTCTGCAACAAAGTGTTTGTTGCGCGAAATAACGAGTGGGCATGCGGGCCGCGTACACCGGATCGGACGGCTATCAGCTCGGGCATCCAATGGTTGTCGAGGCGACGGATAAAATCTAAACATCCACCGGCGGACGTGTAGCAGCGCCTTTCTTATATCCCTAAAAAAAGTTAGATTTCTTATACATCATTAAATGAAACAAACCGCGACCTGTTTGTGCCTACTCTCTTTCTCTTTTCATTTTCTCCTTCCTCTAAAATTTGTGATTTTTCTTAAATTCGTATACATTTCAAATTCACACACCTCTTTTGAATCTCATGAACcttcttcaaatttgtgaactttttctttTTTCTATATTTTTACTTTTATATAATTCTTGACCTTTTTCCAAatggattaacattttttaaaattgatgagctttttttcaaaattgatgaacttttttaaatttcaATGATTTTTTTTCACTTTTGATGAACTTGTTTCAAAAtcattgaaaaaaaattcaaaatttgatgaacttttttatcaagttgatgaacttttttggaaTTTGTGATGGTTTTTTTCAAAATCTACTAAACTTTTCTCTAATTCACGAACTTTTTTCAGATTTAGTGAATTTATTTTCAAATTCTTGGTTGTTCTCAATATTTTTAAGAATTCTTTCTCAAATCTATGCTTTCATTTTCAAAAAGTATATTTATTGGACATATAATGCGTATTTATGTTGTACTATAACAATGTCAAATAGTATTGTTTCCTACTTAAAGAAAACTAAGTGAATACGGCCTAGTGGTTATTGGCTACGTTAGTCatcactagcacaaatgcccgtgcgttgcatcggACGAAAAATTAAATACAACCTGCTCCATGTGCCGTTATGCAACACTTTTTTTATAATATTTGCAATCGTCAGAAATAAGGTTAAATTGAGTATTTCTTTTTGGACCATGAAATTTGGACGTGCCCTAGCAACGTTTGTCATGACCTATTTCAACTCCGCACTTTTATTTTATCCCGGTGAGGGCAAAATATCTTCTCCCTTAAGTAATAAATATTTTTTCAATATTTCACACACATATATTTTAATTACTACGTATAATGATAATTCATTTGTGATAACATTCGGCACGCATATTAAACTATGTCAGtcctccctccggtcctttttactctgcacattggatttgccaaaagtcaaactttgctaagtttgaccaaatttatattagaaattattagcatctataatatctaataaatataatataaaaaatatattccaagatgaatctaatgatattggtgttgttatgtgaatgtctataatttttttataaacttagtcaaagttgtatgagattgacttcggacaaacctaatatgcagagtaaaaaggaccgaaggAAGTACAAAAAAAACAGCCAAGGAATCATTATCCGAGCTCACCCGCACAATTTCTTTATAATAATGGTAGCACACAGAGCAACATCTAGCTGCTTCTAGTCAATGCAGCGCAACATCTAGTAGCAGCAGTTCATACAAAAAGCAGTAGCAACAGCACCGATTCCCAGAAATTCCTCATCTCACCGCCCAGAAGATGCCCCTTCTCTTGTCCACACATCGCTATTCCTCCACATCACTCAGCGCTGCTCCGCCTCCATCTTCCCCCTTCTGCTACCTCAGCACCCAGCTCTGCCCCTACTCTTCCTCAGCTCCCTCCTACCAACACCCGGTCGTGCTCCACTCCCAGCCATGATGGCCACCCGAGCTCTAGCTGCACCAACACGAGACGACGAAGTTGTCTCCCCGTGCTCCGTATACCTCGTCTGCTCGTGATTCGACCTCCTATTACTCCACAACTACACCAGCTTGTACTCCCATCCCCCCCGCCACAGCCAAGCAACCGCTGCATTCTCCTCCATCCAGCCGGGCATAGATGCGCGCGTCGACTGCCTGATCTGGTATGGATGCACGGGTAGCTCCTCCCTCCCCTGATCTTTCCTTGGCGACCTCACATCTCCACCCGGTCCACACCAGGAGACGCCGCGCTGGGTGTTTTAGCCACAGAAATCATACATTGGGTGAAGGACGCCCAATGGTAGGTGACCCGAGGCAAGGTGGAATCAGCGAGGCAGCGGGGGTTGGGCCAAAAATCTCTGTTCTATGTTCTCCATAAGCAGCAATAGCACACACAAAACTGATTATCTCTTCCTTGTGTCCTGCAGTGGCGAGATTCGGGATCGATGGATCCGACGCTGCGAGCCCATGTCGGCCAGATCCTGACGGTGGCGAGCCGGGGTTTCCTACAGGCACCGGGAGGGAGGACATCCCCTATTGTCTAAAGAAGATGAGGTTGGCTCCGGGGGCTCTGACTCCGATTCACCGCCAAGCTAGAACTCCCCATTGAGGCGCTCATGGTCTAAGGGGCGCGGAGAGATCCAGGGGCAGGCTCGTGAGGTTGTTGTTTGCGGGAGAGCGTCGTCGTCCTCCACCCATATCCCGGCTGGGTTCTTCTCTTCCTCTGCGTCGACGCCCGACCATGCCTCGGCACGACGATGACATATTTTGGATTGATGGGATCGATGACATCCAAATCAGAGAAGCATGGCACTGGAGCAAGAGGGTGGAGATTGAGGAGGCTGCGGGTGGCGTCGGAGAACATTAGGAGCAGATGTGGAAAGGGGGGGAAGGAAAACATGGCGATCGATGGCCGGAGAAGAAGACCGGCGGCCGGTGGCGGCGCCATACTGTTCAGATCGAGGGGAGCACGTCTCCTCAATTCCACTGCACGGTGAATGTACCAAACCGCAGGGTGTTTCCTGCAAAAACGAAACGTTTTTATAATCTGTTTAAGTAGGATTGCGGGTTGAATATTAAAGAAACacaggggcttttctgcaaaaagacatgacgtacgggcagaagcactccgtgctttattagtaaaaaaaaaataaaaaaagtaggGAAAGAAGATGTGTGTGTGCTGAGTTCGAGTCGCGTTTCTCTAAGAATTTATCTAGAAGATAATTTTTTTTCGTTGTGTTTGCCGTCCGAACAGCAGATTATTGGGCCGGCCAGCTACAAGTCCCTGTGAGCGCCACGAGCGCTAACTTTGTCATGCAAACGCGCAGACATGGCGAGGCGAGCCATTACATGGCCTGCCTGCTTGCGTGTTTCACTCATCCCGGTTTTgggaaacttctagaaggttcccagcTTGTCTAGGTCGGGTTTTTATTGTTAGTTTTTTTCCTGTTATTTCTTTTACAGTCTTGTAAAGTTTCTCATTATTTTTTCATTTTTCGTTTTTTATGTTTCTTGTTTTTAGTTATCTGATTGTTTTCTTGTTAtctttttaattcctttttctTCTCGTTTTTTGCATCTATTTTTTACACAATTTAAAAATTGTTTGAAATTGcaaaaaatgttcaattttttaattttttattacaattcaaaaaatgtttgtaatATTTAGAAAATGATTCTCTTATAAAACAGGTTCGTAAGTTCAAAAACATTcctgttttcaaaaaaaaatcacaaattgaaaaaatgttcaagatttttctaaaatgttcacatatttgaaaaaaatgttctccATTTTGATAAATATACATAAGTTCATAAAATATTCCTGTTTTAAAATTTAgtttacaaattcaaaaaaaaatcgcaAATTTCAAATAATGTTTGCTTTTATTATAAGTTATCcagagtttcaatttttttcacagATGCAAAAAACGTTCCcttttgtccaaaatgttcatgttttcaaaaaagttccattttaaaaaaaattgagaaaTTTAGATTAAATCCTGATTTtaaatttgttcaaaaattcaaatattagtcacatttttttcaaaacttgttcctatctgtgaaaaaattggaattgaaaa
This window contains:
- the LOC123127613 gene encoding uncharacterized protein, with the translated sequence MPTELKRTVEDGDDSTSTRLRQKIVVPEKPVYLVVAHKAEPAYSILSVGTMAPKIPLHLSQRGMSFTAMESPQGSWIVVVGGDEQIHTTIFDVTASKEWQGPWLHTNKMEPILFPHRDQLYVLSSHPSVKRGAMGLDYLPWFEQIKTSRTAALTKPRFA